Part of the Prunus dulcis chromosome 8, ALMONDv2, whole genome shotgun sequence genome is shown below.
TAATCATATTCATGACAAAAGGTAACACCAGACTTGGGCAAAACCACAAACTTTCTGATGCTAGGGTTCCAAACTAATGCGATAGAGTCAATGTCTTCCACAGCAAGGCACACGAGACCCTTACAAGTTCCGACAAAATGGGATGCCAACCCTCGGTCGTAAAAGTCGTACGGATTGTCAAGATTGGTATACTCTCTAAGCGTAGATGATGAACGACCATCGTCGTTGTCATCATCCTTGTACAATAAGTACATCCCATATTGAGGGTTGTGAAGGAGGAGTTGAACGTCTTCGTTTTGAATGAGATGATGGGTGATGAAAGTAGAGCTTTTGATCATACAATTCCATGACTTACACACTGCCGTGAACCGAAGTAGAGATCTGACAGGTAACTTTAGCAAGATTTCGTATATGATATCTCTAGGAACCTTGTCCCCTACCATTGCTTCCATCAATCCAATTCTCTTCTCTAAGTCAAACAAAGTAGAGCAAATATTCAGTTACGCTCGTatatttattcttctccaatttGGAACTATCAATCTTAAATACAATAGGAAATAtctctaaattacaataggaaatatatttcaaatacaataggaataaataaattgataagTAACTAAAAATCCTAACCAACTAATGACTTGCTAAGAAATTATTTCAATAAAGGTTACCTAAAACTTTTGCTCAAAAAAGGCCATTGAAGAATTATGCAAAAGACATGACGGCTGTGAGTTTGGTTGGTATTTGGCTGAGCAATATTTTGATGCAAGCAAAGATGATGTTTTcgacccaaaaataataataaacataaaatcaaatccaaatagaaataaataaataattatgggTTAGACCGATTTTCTATGGAAAGTCATTTGTTGACTCTGATCATGGACAATTTAGTTTCTCCTATATACATGATTGTCGGTGCAGAAAGCCAGGTCTTACATTCAATATGATTAAAGTTATTATAGTCATATGTAATTTACAGCCATGGCCTTATTTTAACCATCTCAATCCGTGTCTTGGGGTGTATTTACTGAGTTCTGTTGCCAACTAAATTTTGTACATGACTTCTTTCAGCTTGAAAAACTTTCCCATTTTTTAAACTATCACTAATTGCAAAGAAACATTATTTGAGCCCATTTTTCCCAGGATTTCGTTTTCTTGACAGGTTTATCTGAACTTTCTTTAACTGATGTTCGTCAGGCAAAGGTGGCTCTATATGGGTGAAAGGAAATGAGAAGAGCACTTCATGATGTTCTGAAAGAACCTAACTTTGTTATTCGAGGGATCCCAGGTCTGTCTTTTTGTGCGAGcaaatattttcgtctccaattaTAGCACGTCaagtgaaaaaagaaaattatctcttaaattaattaattgaaccaaTTTTACCACAGAACATCGTGAGCGAGTCGACAAAATGGCTTGCTTTTAAGTTCATTAGTAAGAACTACGATATGTTCATCTCCTAAGAGCAAGCCTATTCTACAAAATCTAAGCTGTTTTCTTCCCAACACAAAAAAGATGCTCTTCCAACTAATCCATTGTCATCTCAGCCTCCTCCTTGCAAGCAACACTGTAAGATAGCcaaaaattttggtatttacTTAAATGATCCCAACAAATAACTTGTCAAaggcacccaaaaaaaatttaaaaaaaatatgtgagtAGAAAACAGGCAGTATCCTAATCCTTTGGAAGTAACAGTTCCTTGATCATCTAaacttttatttgaaaaaaaaaacagacgATTTATTTATATTGCAAATCGCTCAATCctgaaacaaattgaaattgcaGCTTGTGTTCCCACCGAAAATACACATATTTCAATAACCCATTCGATGAATGAGGTGTCTTGCACAGCAATACATCCGATGATGCAGTTCAATAGAGAGACATGACATGCATCAGTTTTcctgtcatatatatataatatatattaatcgaTCATCATCAGACTTTCATGGACTTCTTCTGTCCAGAAGCTACCTTGgttaaaatatgaatacaaCATCATAAAGCATCATACTTATACACACAGAGGGCACAGTGAGAAAGTGTCAGTGATATTCTATGTACAGATGTTATTATTAATGTCAGAAACATGTGAAACAAAGTGCCCTGTTTGTGGCACAAGAAGTAACTGCACGGTTATTACAATGTTAATCAGGCATCTCTTACCTTAAGCCTGACTTCTGTGGGTGAAAGTGCTTTCTTTGGGCTTGAAGGAACAGTGCTGAACTTGGGAACCAACACCTTAAAACATGGTAGAAAGAGTATGTACAGTGCGGCAAAAATTAAAGGAGCAGCAACGAGCCATCCCAACAACTGCAAAAATTGATATAAGTTAGACATGAAGGGTTCATAAACATAAATAgcaagacagagagagagttaTGATTACAAGATGTTAAGTTGGCAACCTACCGCATGCGCAATACTTAACAAGACCTCACGTGAAGCTTGGCCAGTTAAAACTTTCTTGAAAGCATCAGAAGTTAAAGGAAAATGAGCTCCACCAGAAATAATTTCACCAAAGCGCAAGAAAGGTACAATTAAACTTGACagcaaacaaaaaagcaaTCAGAAATACAATCATATATGTAGCATTAAATGTAAAATGAATGATACAAGAGAAACTGAAAGCTGTAAGAGAAGTTCTTTTATGCACAATAACATGTTGTTTCTATTCTCTATGGCCTATATCAACAGACTACAGAAGAAACAATGTACCAAGTACGAGATCAATGGGCGCATGTACTGGCAGAACATCAATGTATTCAAACTACAAGACCCTTAGATAAACGCAAAAGTACCTCAGTTCTATTGGTGTAGCAAGGACATTAGTCAGCATCACAGTTGGAGCATGGCAATGTGACCCCAGCGATGCAATAGCCATCCCACACAGAATCACAGTTGTCCCTTAATGAAACATTAGCTAATATGAGGTCGTGTATTTATTAACATTTCGAGAATCCAACATAAACTCAACTACTGATAAATCTCCACAACTAACAAATCCATTATAACTACGAAGGGGGAATATTAACAACATCCTCCACATTATATCCAGCCTACATTTTCCTTAATGAACCTTCCGCATGTTTAAATCTCAGATTGTAATTCCTTTCTGTTCTTTGTGCTGCATGATAAAACTATGAAAATACTCTGAACAATGACTAGACTGTATTGAAACTAAATTCAGAGGCAAGAGCCATAGATCGCTGAAGATACAACATACCACATATTGGGAATACTCCCAAGGTAATGCCAAGAGCTGCAGAGAAGGCCAACAGCTTAGGTTCTGCACCCCTTCATAtcataatgaaataaaattttagtgTTTTGTAATAAGATTAACAAATAatgacaaagaagaaaaatacgCAATTTCGTTTTGAACGTTCTCGGCAAAATAATAAGAAACTTCCTTAttgcatttaattttttccaatcaaatcattAACATAAGAATCAAAATGCACAATTTCCATTGGAAGATTGGTAGGCAATAATTATTtagagaaataaaagaaatacttgagcaaaaaaaagagagcaaaAACTGAATCTGAAAGAGAGTACCTGCGGAGGATTTCGAGGAGAGGATCAACGATCTTCTTTTTGAACCAAATGGACAACCCGTTACAAGCCATCGGAGAAATTTCGACTGATTCTTATTGTACTCTTTCCGTGAAAGTAGAATGCTGGGAATTGATTTGGGGGTTTTGTCAAGAAAGGAGTGCCTTGGATATGAACTTGGAATGCAGAgaaatggaaaaacaaaaagaaatgaatgGCGATGTCTGAGTCTGACTGTCCTCTTTTGCTTTCCCACGTTTcgatttatttaattaaaattgaaaatttggatctGAATTTCTGAAACCGGAGAGATTTTTTGTGGTTGGGAATTCAGATGGACGGACGCTCCTCTCTGAGACACAGACAGACCAAataacagaaagaaaaagttaagtttgtgtttttgagGAGATCTCGCAGGGGAAGTAACAAGTTTCTATCCGGTGCGGTACACGCTTAAGGTGCTTACGACTCTGCAGCGTATGGCGTTGAGCAACGTCACGAAATGAGCTTGTATGTCTGCGTGGACTCTTGAAAAATCGGTGTTTTTGTGAGTGGAAGTGTACGAAATGCAGAGGATATTTTCCCTCAGCTGATGACAAGTATCTCCTTGTCAACTGCAAAGCAACGTGGAGGTTGGATGTAGGATTCTATAATTCATTATTTAAAAACACACAGACATTGTATAGTTTAGTTATATAATGTCATTTCAATGGCAATTTTAAACTTATACTAATTTActcatttgtttgattttattttttatataaacgGTAAGATATTTCTAACAATACATAGATTGCAACAGAGTTATACGACCAGAATGGGGATAGCAACAATATACAGATAGCTCGAATGAAGGGTACATGGGTTTGAGGAGGGTGGTGCGGTGTTATTTTTGGGGGGGACAACAGCATCCCATCGTGAGGAGAAGAACTTGCATGTCACGAGAATAACGTTTTTTGCTATCCTATCCAAACACATTCCATCGTATAGAATCCTTATCATTCATAGCGGAACGTGATTAGTTAGGAATAACAAACAATGTTATTACTGGatgttcaaatttttctcTATGGTGAGACGCGTCGTTGAGGGTGTGGTGTCGGCAGAGCATTGTGGGTGTTCACTTCAACTAGTGCAATAGTCAATTAAAGGATCATAACTCAAAGTCAAAAGTAACAAAATCCTAGTTTCAGTCAAAATGGGCAACCACAATTTAAATCAATGCCTTATCCTTATCGGCCATACTAATCTTTTAACAGAACGATCGTAAAGTACTCATTCTATCATATGCTTCTTTTTCAGCATCAAATCTATCTCAGGCCCTTTGAGAGCAGGAACCAACTACTTAACAATCGCTGTGTACATTGATATCTTCAGAtttctttccttattttttgttaGTGACCTGATATCTTCAGATTTTCAAAAATGTGGAATACCGATTTCCAGAAAAGTACAAGTCTACTGGGAAATAAATGGATATCATTCTGATAACGAGAAACCATGCTCCAGACACTCTGTTCTGATATCTTGCATTAGACCTTGAAGCGTAGTGGGGTTGCTTGTAACAATGGCATCAACACGCTCATACAACATTTCTTGCATGGAATCCATATCATCAACAGTCCACGCATatactttcttctttctcctgtTAAAACCCAGACATAATAAAGCATGAAATCTCATAACATGCATATACTCTAGGTACCACAATGCTTATTCCTCAAGTCAAAGTCATACCCATGTAGAATTCTCACAAGTGTCTCATCAATCAATGGGTGGTATACACCAACGACGCCAGCACCTTTCATCCTCAGTAAGTTGGTTCTGGCCCTGGTAGACGGATCAATCATAACAATGTACCCGACCTGCATCATCATAAGGCAAACGCTAACTCAAATTTTGTTCACTGACAGTTTATATCATAGTGCGAGACTGCAAACAATTTCATTGATTCAGCCTTGCAGGTGCAGGGACATGCAACAACAAACTGAAACAAAAGATCCTGCAAACTCAAAACTAGTAATGTGTTTAAAGACTAAAGTATTTGCACTGGACCAAGTGGTTTTGGGCCGACGATAGTGCTGTACATCAGGTTTGTCCTTGAAGATCTAAAATCAATTTACATAAGAAAAAGGTCATCATActgcttaaaaaataaaaattgaactgACCTGGTTTGTTAAAAAAAGGGGGCTTATGCAAATGGTTCATGATAATGATAGGTCCAGAAGTTTAGAGACCCAATAGACGGTCATTAAATTCAATCTACTATATGAGACAAAGGTCATTGTATtccttaaaaaacaaaaatagaactGACTGGTTAGTAAGAAAAGGGCATATGCAGATGGTTCCAGAGAAATTGCTAGGTCCAGAAGTTTAGAGACCCAATCAAACATAACGACCCAGAAGGGAGAAGAAAActtcagaaaaaagaaaaataatattaataatcaCTTCCTCCTGTCAGCTTCATCTTCTCAAAATTTTGCCACAAGTGTTTACATTTGTCAACAGAAGTCGTGACTAGTGTTGGGTAATGACGAGCAATCTCAAACTCTTGCtattattttactattttgaTATGAAGAGGGTCTCACAATTGCTAGATATGTAAATATATCTGGTTCACAAAGTAAACATGATATGTATTTTTGCGGTGAACCACAAGTAGTGATATTTCCTATCATGGTTACTTCAGTTTGGATTAttcaactaaaaaataaacctatatatacacacacacacacacacaaacatatTTACTTTGTTTGTTGAAGGTGCTCCAATCAGGGGTATGTCTACGACTCTACACTCACAAGGCCACATGGACCAAATGGCGAACCTTAAGTGTATGGCTCACAAGTTTGGAAGTAatgcacaaaaataaaaataaaagataaacaaaCCTTCAGGcgctttaaaaagaaaaagaaaagaacaattaaagaattctatattttttaaggaaaataaacatttttaaaagaaaactaattttACATGTAGACTCCTGCTACTCAAGAGATACGATGCTTGCAGGTAAAAGGAACCTACAGCTTGATCAAAATTATGCAAGTACGGAAACCACCCTCTTGAGATAAAAGTCCCTCAACTAATCAAATTCAGCAATGAACACAAACCAAATCATACCTTAAATTCAAACATGTCTCTGAGAAATCATGCAAGAgaccagaaaaaagaaaattgtatgTTGCTAGTTACCGTGACATCTGATGATAGTTTGATTACGTCCCTTGCTAAATTGTCGCTTTTAGCCCATACTAGGCAATTCATACACTGCATCCTCTTAACCTGGAAAAAGTTTCATTGAGAAGCTTGAGGCAACTTGGAAAGCCATGTCAATTGAAATTACATGTGTGTGaataacaataacaataaggtagcaataataaataataaagatAAAATTTCCTATGACTTCCGTGAACATGTAGATGTTGACTATGTTTTGTACCTTTTTAAGAGtaaattgtgattttaatgatttaaagaTATAGAATAAAAcgaagcaaaaaagaaaacttacaACAGAAAGAACATCGCTTGCAAGCCCTTTTTCATATGATGGAGGCCCGACCTTTATATCTAGAATCACCCGCCGGACTGAACTTGAAATTACCTGCAACAATTCAGAATCATAGTCAAAGAGCAATTGGGATGGAGGCAGCTGCTAGGGCACACCAAAAGGATCATTTGTAACGATTCAAAACTATCATTGAGAGAGCATAAAAGGAGTTCATGAAAGATACCTCCAAAGCCTCTTCAATTGTAGGAACATTTTCATCTGGGAACTTCCTTGCAGATTGATGCACAGAACCAAGATCTTTTATCTACAACCACAAACTAAATATATAT
Proteins encoded:
- the LOC117637044 gene encoding glycerophosphodiester phosphodiesterase GDPD4 isoform X2; its protein translation is MEFCLRSMTGRDLQRLTGNNASKVGYLSMKEIKDLGSVHQSARKFPDENVPTIEEALEVISSSVRRVILDIKVGPPSYEKGLASDVLSVVKRMQCMNCLVWAKSDNLARDVIKLSSDVTVGYIVMIDPSTRARTNLLRMKGAGVVGVYHPLIDETLVRILHGRKKKVYAWTVDDMDSMQEMLYERVDAIVTSNPTTLQGLMQDIRTECLEHGFSLSE
- the LOC117637044 gene encoding glycerophosphodiester phosphodiesterase GDPD4 isoform X1; the protein is MIQMAISTRLGRRLSLHQRQQRFGFGAFLFRFSSKRVFRAILISLAFIAFVPPIFFFFKLKRFHQTQLRKCGWLNEPPLVCAHGGDSSKAFPNTMAAYHFALHSQVDCIEIDVSRSLDGVLLALHDRDLQRLTGNNASKVGYLSMKEIKDLGSVHQSARKFPDENVPTIEEALEVISSSVRRVILDIKVGPPSYEKGLASDVLSVVKRMQCMNCLVWAKSDNLARDVIKLSSDVTVGYIVMIDPSTRARTNLLRMKGAGVVGVYHPLIDETLVRILHGRKKKVYAWTVDDMDSMQEMLYERVDAIVTSNPTTLQGLMQDIRTECLEHGFSLSE
- the LOC117637045 gene encoding uncharacterized protein LOC117637045 isoform X1 → MACNGLSIWFKKKIVDPLLEILRRGAEPKLLAFSAALGITLGVFPICGTTVILCGMAIASLGSHCHAPTVMLTNVLATPIELSLIVPFLRFGEIISGGAHFPLTSDAFKKVLTGQASREVLLSIAHALLGWLVAAPLIFAALYILFLPCFKVLVPKFSTVPSSPKKALSPTEVRLKCCLQGGG
- the LOC117637574 gene encoding F-box/kelch-repeat protein At3g23880-like, with the protein product MEAMVGDKVPRDIIYEILLKLPVRSLLRFTAVCKSWNCMIKSSTFITHHLIQNEDVQLLLHNPQYGMYLLYKDDDNDDGRSSSTLREYTNLDNPYDFYDRGLASHFVGTCKGLVCLAVEDIDSIALVWNPSIRKFVVLPKSGVTFCHEYDYLEASCGFGYDRSANDYKVLRRASSFRGNKFISCQYEIWSLAKGSWKTLNTAADPEESDIMLRPSTFLLVIRLLLSMGLCIGLKPERTPGTFHFCHLICPMKYSAG
- the LOC117637045 gene encoding uncharacterized protein LOC117637045 isoform X2; its protein translation is MACNGLSIWFKKKIVDPLLEILRRGAEPKLLAFSAALGITLGVFPICGTTVILCGMAIASLGSHCHAPTVMLTNVLATPIELSLIVPFLRFGEIISGGAHFPLTSDAFKKVLTGQASREVLLSIAHALLGWLVAAPLIFAALYILFLPCFKVLVPKFSTVPSSPKKALSPTEVRLKEN